A DNA window from Flavobacteriales bacterium contains the following coding sequences:
- a CDS encoding glycosyltransferase family 39 protein: protein MEKALKYIHHSSPFEPLYLFLMSSPGSTYRLLFPSFLIGWTLLNLFQAAWVELAHDEAYYWTWSLFPAWGYIEHPPMVALWIKAGTSIFHGELGVRFLTVIASTLVIWLWARMLSFKDPLLLIALISSNILLNAGGFVTAPDSPLGLAVTCYYMALRKYMEAPTPKAVLFMVLSITFVMYSKYHGAIVILLTVMANPSWLMRRSFWLMTLASVVLYLPHLWWLNSRGADGIGFALNGRFEGTPNIMNVLDYLSGQAIVMGPLSGLLIWYAALRHRRDNPYERTLKFILAGIFLFFLGWSIQGKMEANWTASALFPLIYLAHGFLSERQDLRKVFLWIAGPVTACLLTVRLMMFFPDASFGPMNEKLSEFHGWKTFAGKIMDRAGGRPVVAGGYQLASKLWYYGGEQVMPLNISRRPNQFDLTNGYDELEGRSVLLVDQYLLGGDTMVSPTGIPLRVQDLHAFHDWRAVKISAVKIASTFHKDRYAGATLSIVIPPGKVIMPPGPEDHPIFISADFRDIEHNELITWDASVFDVDRPWQDTVVHRVRIPTPEKRGVYMLSFHLSELQETRWASSPSYEVLVK from the coding sequence ATGGAGAAGGCATTGAAATACATTCATCATTCATCTCCTTTTGAACCTTTATATTTGTTTCTCATGTCATCACCGGGCAGTACATACCGACTTCTTTTCCCATCATTTCTGATAGGCTGGACGCTACTTAATCTATTCCAGGCCGCATGGGTGGAGCTGGCACATGATGAGGCTTATTACTGGACATGGTCTTTGTTTCCCGCCTGGGGATACATTGAGCATCCTCCGATGGTGGCGCTATGGATCAAAGCAGGAACCAGCATTTTTCACGGAGAACTGGGTGTTCGCTTCCTTACGGTAATCGCCTCAACCCTGGTCATATGGCTATGGGCGCGAATGCTTTCTTTTAAAGATCCTCTTTTATTGATCGCTCTCATATCTTCCAATATCCTGTTGAATGCCGGAGGCTTTGTTACCGCTCCCGATAGTCCGCTGGGTCTGGCGGTCACTTGCTATTACATGGCATTGAGAAAATATATGGAGGCACCAACACCGAAGGCAGTTCTCTTTATGGTGCTCAGTATTACCTTCGTGATGTACAGTAAGTATCATGGTGCCATTGTGATCCTCCTTACGGTGATGGCGAATCCGTCCTGGCTGATGAGGCGTTCGTTCTGGCTGATGACACTGGCCTCCGTTGTGTTATATCTGCCGCACCTCTGGTGGTTGAACAGCAGGGGAGCTGATGGTATCGGTTTTGCCCTGAACGGAAGGTTTGAAGGCACTCCGAATATCATGAATGTATTGGATTACCTGAGCGGTCAGGCCATTGTGATGGGACCGTTGAGCGGATTGCTTATCTGGTATGCTGCCTTGCGTCATCGTCGTGACAATCCCTATGAGCGTACCCTTAAATTTATCCTAGCAGGCATCTTCCTTTTTTTCCTTGGATGGTCGATCCAGGGAAAGATGGAAGCCAACTGGACCGCGTCGGCCTTGTTTCCTTTGATATACCTGGCCCATGGATTTTTATCTGAACGACAGGATTTGAGAAAAGTATTTTTATGGATAGCAGGTCCGGTTACTGCTTGTTTGCTCACCGTTAGGTTGATGATGTTTTTTCCCGATGCTTCTTTTGGTCCGATGAATGAAAAGTTGTCTGAATTTCATGGGTGGAAGACCTTCGCCGGGAAGATCATGGACAGGGCCGGTGGTCGTCCGGTTGTGGCCGGCGGATATCAGCTGGCGTCCAAGTTGTGGTATTACGGAGGGGAGCAGGTTATGCCGCTGAACATCAGCCGCCGCCCCAACCAGTTTGACCTGACAAACGGATATGATGAACTGGAAGGTCGTTCGGTGTTGTTGGTGGATCAGTACTTACTTGGCGGTGATACCATGGTCAGCCCGACCGGCATACCCTTACGTGTTCAGGACCTTCATGCTTTTCATGACTGGAGAGCTGTGAAGATCAGTGCGGTGAAGATCGCTTCAACTTTCCACAAAGATCGTTATGCCGGAGCCACGCTTAGTATTGTTATTCCGCCGGGAAAAGTCATCATGCCACCTGGTCCGGAAGATCACCCGATATTTATTTCAGCTGATTTTCGGGATATAGAGCACAATGAACTCATCACCTGGGATGCATCGGTGTTTGATGTGGATCGTCCCTGGCAGGATACCGTTGTGCATAGGGTGCGTATTCCCACGCCGGAGAAGCGAGGGGTTTATATGCTGAGCTTTCACCTGAGTGAGTTGCAGGAAACCCGGTGGGCGTCCAGCCCTTCCTATGAAGTTCTTGTCAAGTAA
- a CDS encoding DUF1801 domain-containing protein translates to MRTSSDQPMKQSSIETVDEYINSQAAPFKKTLTELRELILSVAPEAKEMISYRVPCFKYHYMLVGIGVNKKFCSLYAMNTALQKELKEDLKGLRISGSTIHFIPGEPLPKNLIKKIVRFKKKQNEERVMKKEKKS, encoded by the coding sequence ATGCGGACAAGTTCAGATCAACCCATGAAGCAATCATCCATCGAAACGGTAGATGAATATATAAACAGTCAGGCGGCTCCATTTAAAAAAACGCTGACCGAACTCCGCGAACTGATCCTGTCCGTGGCACCTGAGGCAAAAGAGATGATCAGTTACCGTGTGCCATGTTTCAAGTACCATTATATGTTGGTTGGCATTGGTGTAAATAAAAAGTTTTGCAGTCTGTATGCCATGAACACCGCACTGCAAAAGGAATTGAAGGAAGACCTCAAAGGCCTGCGCATTTCCGGATCCACCATCCACTTCATACCGGGAGAGCCATTGCCGAAGAACCTCATCAAAAAAATCGTACGCTTTAAGAAAAAGCAGAATGAGGAAAGGGTGATGAAGAAAGAGAAAAAGAGCTAG
- a CDS encoding PKD domain-containing protein produces MGRRRCIQSVCVQELDNGICSVGCLYRSGVTFEFIVGDCSQGGHYGYGYVDLSCNSFDILVGSEVPCGETTLCAPAGAASYQWSTGETTECINPPVTDDYYVTVTPYTGVSCSAVLDTSVVIGPKSVTADFTATSGCIGDVINFTDNSTASGTTLDTWSWDFDNNGTIDDTNQNPTHIYNTAGTYTVKLTVTSPDGCTHTITHTVTISECGVDVDLTGDVICEGECTDLEATIVSGAGPFTFSWSHDPSLTGAGPHQVCPTVTTDYTVTITNGSGFTDQATATVTVNPLPTLTTSMTGTSCGACDGSITVNASGATSYTYQWSSGCSTATCNNVCAGPYSVTVTSDAGCVSTASVTVTNTNGHQIELDSTDVACFGDCTGTATANVTVPGTPPYTYTWSNGATGNGTSHTITGLCAGTYDVTVTDASGCEAIGSTSVNEPPALVISHTSVNNPCFGDALGSIDLTVSGGTSTYTYDWDNDGTGDNNDTEDLSNLPAGTYSVTVTDANGCTITDQVVITEPTQLVVSTVVTNVSCGGADGAINLTVSGGTTAYTFNWSNTATTEDLTGISAGIYTVTVTDANGCTISITDTVIEPSAVVLSVTTVDNPCFGDQSGSIDLTASGGNPGYTFNWSNGSNAEDPTGLAAGTYTVTVTDASGCTKTISAIINEPAPLVITGSTTDESCENSNGTATISASGGTPNIGYLWDNNATTSAISGLPAGTYCVTATDDNGCTIDTCLSLINIPGPVAGITGTNVCLGTPTDFTDLSTGNVATCLWDFGDGTTSTTCGDQPHTYQDTGTYTVIQCVADAGGCQHCDSTQVSVYPAPVVCFSDSLTGCVPLTQQFTNCSQFTGTCYWDFGDGSTSTDCNPSHVFTIPGCYDITLTVTSPQGCVSSLTKDCYIEGYPWPTADFISNPTEVSVLDPIIDFFDKSTDAVSWEWDFGDSTSAEFIQNPNHTYQDTGCYTVRLIIENQYGCIDTMYRDVCVKDISSIYVPNVFSPNEDGVNDIFRPVHYGYCELEMYIFDRWGNLIYQTTSLTGGWDGTANNGPDPVQEDVYIWLIKAVDCNGEPWKRIGHVSVVR; encoded by the coding sequence ATGGGTCGCCGGAGGTGCATTCAGTCAGTTTGTGTACAAGAACTGGACAACGGTATTTGTTCCGTTGGATGCCTTTATCGGTCAGGAGTCACTTTTGAATTCATTGTCGGAGACTGCTCACAGGGAGGACACTACGGCTATGGATATGTAGACCTCAGTTGTAACTCCTTTGACATCCTCGTAGGCTCGGAAGTCCCCTGCGGTGAAACAACACTGTGCGCCCCTGCCGGTGCAGCATCTTACCAATGGTCTACCGGTGAAACCACCGAATGCATCAACCCTCCGGTCACCGATGATTACTATGTAACCGTGACACCATACACGGGTGTTTCCTGTTCCGCCGTACTTGACACCTCCGTGGTCATCGGTCCGAAATCCGTGACGGCAGATTTCACTGCTACCAGCGGTTGTATTGGTGACGTGATCAACTTTACGGACAACTCAACCGCCTCTGGAACAACATTGGATACCTGGTCATGGGACTTTGATAACAACGGTACCATAGATGATACCAACCAGAACCCAACCCACATCTACAATACCGCCGGCACCTATACCGTAAAACTCACGGTAACAAGCCCGGATGGTTGCACCCACACCATCACACACACCGTAACGATTTCAGAATGCGGCGTTGATGTGGATCTTACCGGCGACGTCATCTGTGAAGGTGAATGCACGGACCTGGAAGCCACCATCGTATCCGGCGCAGGCCCCTTTACCTTCAGCTGGAGCCATGACCCGTCACTTACCGGGGCCGGACCGCACCAGGTCTGCCCAACCGTAACCACCGACTATACTGTAACCATTACCAACGGCTCAGGGTTTACGGACCAGGCCACTGCCACGGTCACTGTCAACCCGTTGCCCACGCTCACCACCTCCATGACAGGAACATCCTGCGGCGCCTGCGATGGTAGCATTACTGTTAATGCATCCGGCGCCACATCATACACCTATCAATGGAGCAGTGGTTGCTCAACTGCCACCTGCAACAACGTTTGCGCCGGGCCCTATTCTGTCACAGTAACCAGCGATGCAGGCTGCGTGTCCACAGCATCCGTTACCGTAACCAATACCAACGGACACCAGATTGAACTCGACTCAACAGATGTCGCCTGCTTTGGTGATTGCACGGGAACTGCTACCGCCAACGTGACCGTACCCGGTACACCACCATATACCTATACCTGGTCCAATGGTGCAACAGGGAACGGAACCAGCCACACGATTACCGGATTGTGTGCCGGAACATACGATGTGACCGTCACAGATGCCTCGGGTTGTGAGGCTATCGGAAGTACATCCGTTAACGAACCACCCGCATTGGTCATCAGCCATACGTCGGTTAACAACCCATGCTTCGGAGATGCTTTGGGGTCAATCGACCTTACCGTCTCAGGAGGAACATCAACGTATACCTATGACTGGGACAACGACGGAACCGGTGACAATAATGACACCGAGGATTTATCCAACCTGCCGGCAGGCACTTACTCAGTTACGGTAACAGACGCCAACGGATGCACCATCACCGATCAGGTAGTGATCACCGAACCAACCCAACTTGTAGTCAGCACAGTGGTAACGAATGTTAGCTGCGGAGGGGCCGACGGAGCCATTAACCTGACCGTTTCCGGGGGTACAACGGCATACACTTTCAACTGGAGCAACACCGCAACCACCGAAGACCTGACGGGTATATCGGCGGGTATCTATACCGTAACGGTCACCGATGCGAACGGCTGCACGATCAGCATCACCGACACAGTGATCGAACCTTCAGCCGTCGTATTGTCCGTGACCACGGTTGATAATCCGTGTTTTGGAGATCAAAGCGGAAGCATCGACCTGACCGCCAGCGGAGGCAACCCGGGATACACTTTCAATTGGAGCAATGGCTCAAATGCGGAAGACCCAACAGGTCTTGCCGCAGGGACCTATACAGTTACTGTGACGGATGCCAGTGGTTGTACGAAAACAATATCGGCTATCATTAACGAGCCTGCACCACTGGTGATCACCGGCTCCACCACCGATGAAAGCTGTGAAAACTCAAATGGAACGGCTACCATTTCTGCCTCCGGTGGCACACCAAATATTGGATACCTCTGGGATAACAATGCCACTACCTCTGCTATATCCGGGCTTCCTGCAGGAACCTATTGTGTCACGGCCACAGACGACAATGGATGTACCATTGACACCTGCCTGAGTCTCATCAATATTCCGGGTCCGGTTGCAGGTATCACCGGCACGAATGTTTGCCTGGGAACTCCAACGGATTTCACTGACCTGTCCACCGGAAATGTCGCTACCTGTTTGTGGGATTTCGGTGATGGCACAACCTCAACAACATGCGGAGATCAACCACATACCTATCAGGACACGGGCACCTATACGGTCATACAATGTGTTGCAGATGCAGGTGGTTGCCAGCATTGTGACAGCACCCAGGTGAGTGTTTACCCTGCACCGGTGGTCTGCTTCAGCGACTCTCTTACCGGATGCGTACCGCTCACTCAGCAATTCACGAATTGTTCCCAGTTCACCGGTACATGCTATTGGGATTTCGGAGACGGCAGCACCTCAACCGACTGCAACCCGAGCCATGTATTTACCATACCAGGATGTTATGACATCACCCTGACCGTCACATCACCGCAAGGGTGTGTGAGTTCACTTACCAAAGATTGTTATATCGAAGGGTATCCATGGCCAACTGCAGACTTTATCAGCAACCCTACAGAGGTCTCCGTGCTGGACCCCATTATCGATTTCTTTGATAAGAGCACGGATGCCGTGAGCTGGGAATGGGATTTCGGCGACAGCACATCGGCTGAATTCATCCAGAACCCGAACCATACATACCAGGATACTGGCTGCTATACAGTAAGACTGATCATCGAGAACCAGTATGGCTGCATTGACACCATGTACAGGGATGTTTGTGTGAAGGACATCTCTTCCATTTATGTACCCAACGTCTTCTCTCCGAACGAAGACGGCGTCAACGACATCTTCAGACCGGTCCATTACGGTTATTGCGAACTGGAGATGTATATCTTCGATAGATGGGGCAACCTGATTTACCAGACCACCTCACTGACCGGAGGCTGGGATGGAACAGCGAATAACGGCCCGGATCCCGTCCAGGAAGACGTATATATCTGGCTGATCAAAGCGGTGGATTGCAATGGCGAACCATGGAAAAGAATAGGCCATGTTAGTGTTGTACGATGA